From the genome of Deltaproteobacteria bacterium:
GGAACACGCTCACCGAGGAGGAGGTCCTGGGCAGCCTCGAAGGCCGTTCGCCGCAGAACGTGCCGACCTACATGGAGCGCGAGGTCCGCAATATCATTGACGCGGCGAACGAGATGATCCGTCGGCTTGAGACGCGCGAGAAACTCGACGTGACGCCGCAACGAATCTGCGAACTCAATCGGTTGGTGCTGAGCGAGCTCGACCCGGGCGAAGGGATTCGAGGCGGCGAACTCCGCACGTGGCCGGTTCATATCGGTGGAGTCTATCGGGGCGCACCACATGCCGACTGCGAGTTTCTCGTGCGGAGAATGTGCGAGTTTTTGAATGACGAGCGGACCTTCGATCCCACCCCGGGCATGGAGATTGCCTTTGCGATCCTCAAGGCCGTCATTTCCCACGTGTACCTGGTTTGGATTCACCCCTTCGGTGACGGAAACGGGCGCACGGCTCGACTGCTGGAACTGCAAATTCTTGTCGGTTCCGGCGTGCCCGCCCCGGCCGCGCATCTGCTGAGCAATCACTACAACCAGACGCGGCCCGAGTACTACCGCCAACTCGATCGCGCGAGCAAAAACGGCGGCGACCTCATGCCCTTCATCGAGTACTCGGTCGAAGGAATGCGTCGCGGGTTGCGCGCGCAGCTCGCCGAAATCCGAGAGCAGCAATGGGATGTCGCGTGGCGGAGCTTCGTGCACGAGGAGTTTCGTGACAGGAACAGCAAGAGCGACGCTCGCAGACGCCGACTCGTACTTGATCTGTCTGGTCAGGATCGCGTCGTCCCGACGAGCGAAGTTCCGCTCATTTCCGCCCGAGTTGCGGCGGAGTACGCGAAGACAAGCGGAAAGACACTGTCCCGCGATCTCAACGCGCTGGAGAAAATGGGATTGATCGAAAAGACGCGTCTGGGCGTGCGCGCGCGTAAGGAAACGATCCTCGCGTTTCTGCCGTTCCGCGCGCCGTAATCGGTCGCGGCGCGCGTTACTCCTCGATCGGCGTCCGGAAACGCACGCGAAACTCGTCGAATGCGCGCCGCTCCAGTTCCTCGCGGAAATCGGGGTGGGCGACGCTGATGATCGCGC
Proteins encoded in this window:
- a CDS encoding Fic family protein, giving the protein MREYERTHPWLKFAVSLAEAPPAFWFALGECQSKCEHIAGVPLRPATRRRLHQIYLAKGSLASAAIEGNTLTEEEVLGSLEGRSPQNVPTYMEREVRNIIDAANEMIRRLETREKLDVTPQRICELNRLVLSELDPGEGIRGGELRTWPVHIGGVYRGAPHADCEFLVRRMCEFLNDERTFDPTPGMEIAFAILKAVISHVYLVWIHPFGDGNGRTARLLELQILVGSGVPAPAAHLLSNHYNQTRPEYYRQLDRASKNGGDLMPFIEYSVEGMRRGLRAQLAEIREQQWDVAWRSFVHEEFRDRNSKSDARRRRLVLDLSGQDRVVPTSEVPLISARVAAEYAKTSGKTLSRDLNALEKMGLIEKTRLGVRARKETILAFLPFRAP